In Haliotis asinina isolate JCU_RB_2024 chromosome 11, JCU_Hal_asi_v2, whole genome shotgun sequence, the genomic stretch TtgccaaaaacatgttttggcTTGATTTTGATTTGTAAGAATCTAAAACATGTCTCTGGGTTTCACTGAATCTTAGCCTGTCTAAGCTGTCTAACCTGTGACTGTATTCATGGATCACATGTTTGCTTTTACAATTCAGTTCTAATTGAATTATTATGGCAGATAAAGAACCGACTGAGGGATAGTTTAGAGGAGAAGCGGAGACAAGTTAACTATGTCGGAGTGGGTGTGCCACCAGAAGGACAGAAGATCTTTTTTGCAATAACAAAAACGTAAGTAgacttatttttcattttttgtcttTCTGACCCATGAAGCTCCAGGTTAGATTTGGTCATCAGAAtgcttgcttgtcgtaagaggcagctaacagaacttgattgacacacatcatcatatTCAAGTCGTGTAGGTAAATGCTTGTactattgatcactgtattgtctggtgcagacctgaatatttacagaccgtcaatatatagctgaatattgctgaatatggcGACACACCGACCAaacttttgtttcttttctgtttctGGGACAACCATGGCACTACACCATCTTATTAAATTCCAATATTTGACTCTCCTGTATGAAGGTCTGAAATAACAGCCTGTGCACAAGATGGCAAGCCAAGATCAAGGCCTCATAATTGTCTGTGCTGTTGATCAAAGAATCTGATGATCAAAGCAAACACTTTgtccattaggctaccccatggCACCTTACGATCTTAGAGGCATCTGGCACCTTACGATCTTAGAGGCATCTTTTCagaacaaaacattttaacccatgcttgtctccttgaggatctgtgttagaattgatctatctgcttgtcgtaagaggaaactaacaggatcaggggGTCAGGCTTGTCAGCTTGGTAGACACATTTCATCTTATCCTAATTATGTAGATTGAatttcatgctgtttatcatttgactgtctggtccagactcgattatgtacgcgccgctgccatatagctggaatattgttgagtgcggtgtaaaactaaacccatccACTCACTTCTTTATATTTGACAGATTTGGGACATTTAAGGAATCTCGCTCACATGATCggaactcccatactttaacatagatgtAGGACTGTCGTACTATTATTGCTTTGAGGATCAGGGACCTGGAATATTGGCACCTGTTAAAGTGTTTTGATCATTCTATTGTAATGTATGTCTGCCTCTGTTTGTATCAGTATCAGTGATGTGCGGTGGGACGGCAGTAACATCATCGTCATGGATGAAGTGGTCATCAAGCCTCCATACAGATTAGAAGACTGCAGTGCACGCAAATCTGAGTCATCACAAGCACTCCAACATGTTAGAAAAATCGTAAGTTTTTTCTCTATGTGAGACCTGTGAAGAGAatagtagaataggtcttctgcaacccatgcatgccacaaGAAGCGTAAgcggtgactaatgggatcgggtggttgggcacgctgacttggttgacatgtcattggttcccagttgcgcagatcgatgctcatgcagttgatcactagattgtctggaccagactcaatTCTTTTCAGCCCGCCACCCcaaagctgtaatattgctgagtgcggcgttaaacctgactcactcattcatcattTGATTTTATACCTGAGGCGTGTGTTCtttgagtgagcaagtttatttactaaacttaactcactaactcaccccATCTGTAACTGGTGCTGGTAACACTCTACCATGGGAATATAGCCTTGTAGTAAAAGTGTCCTCTCATCCCGCTGAAGACTGGGCTTCGAATCCCcccatgggtaaaatgtgtgaaatccatttaaggtgttccccactgtggggaatcacactcacactcacaatcacactcactaactcttcACTAGCTGGTACTTGTGACTTGGGAACAGATTGCCCAGTGATCTCATTGAATGGTTGAAAGTTAAGTGTGTCGGGCACTCATGTGGGGCGCATGATTTTAAGTTCTATGTGTTTTATGTATGCAAAGTGGAAATATTTAAGAAAACTCCTCTGTTGCAGGTATCTAAATTTCTGCAGGAGGAGACCAGTCAAGCAGAGAGGAAATCCATGTCGCCATCACCTGCCCCCTCATCATCCTCATCGACAtagtcatcattatcatcgtcaTGGATACCAAAACATTGGGAGAGTGAAGAAACAAATAGCACTTTACTCTTGTGATGTTTTCTCGAGGCAGTGGACAATACTTCAGTTAGTTGATAGATACAACCACTGTACATACAAGCTCCTCACAGCAATAGCCATTCATGGAGCTTCTTAACCATCGTTGCCACCAGTCTTGAAAGTGGAAAAGAGTTGCGTTAAGTTAAGCTCATTGTGACTGACCAGTATGATTCCATTGGTGATTATTGTGAACTGAAAAATCCTCTGCCACTTTTCTTTCCCTTCTGGGC encodes the following:
- the LOC137255987 gene encoding protein LSM12 homolog A-like translates to MRMAAEYFSIGSSVAVTTCHNIEYKGEVLAFDWTSKVLAIKSEPTNGARGQSDVKLINLALVSDVKVLKEADDQPQALTNLNLPRIKNRLRDSLEEKRRQVNYVGVGVPPEGQKIFFAITKTISDVRWDGSNIIVMDEVVIKPPYRLEDCSARKSESSQALQHVRKIVSKFLQEETSQAERKSMSPSPAPSSSSST